The Lolium rigidum isolate FL_2022 chromosome 1, APGP_CSIRO_Lrig_0.1, whole genome shotgun sequence region ATTAGCACATTATGGGTACTTGGATTAAAATAACACATCAAACCGTCATAAAACCAAGCCCTGCGAAGCTTTTAAGTACCGCAATCCCATGCTGTGGCGCACCCGAGATAAACAGTCAACGCCTACAACCTGCAACAGCTTTCCACGTTGGAAGGAAGTGAAGCGGAGCAAGCTACTTGAAGCTGAAGCATTATCTGGGGCCTTTTGGATCGAAACTTtccactttgcacaggatgcagagTCTCTGAAGTCGACAGAGATTGGGCGCAAAGCTCGTGCAGCGCACTGTAGGATCGATTGGACTCAACCAGGATCGATCTTGAGCACCGTGCGAGGAAGAAACTAATCGGAGGATGGATCAGAGTCGCAGGGTACCAGCAAATCGGCAGACTGACCGGACGGGGAGGATGGAAGGTTGGATTATCTGGATCTTGACTGCTAACCCCGCTGCCACATCAAATAAAAAACGTCCCCAGGCAAAATCATCCAATCGAGATAGGGCTGCTTACCGACGAAAGGCAGAAATCGATCCACGCCCGTCAGGTACCACCGGTAGGGACTGGTTCGCTCCGATTGTGCCCCGCCGCCGTCCTCTCGAGGCAGGGAGCGCGTGGGGGATGGGGAGGGACGGATTTGGGCTTTGTGGGGAgatcggagaggaagaaccggctaGAGGAGGAGCATTGAGGAGGGGCGGCGAAGTTTCAGAGTCCTGGGCGGTTTACGTGCAGTCGTAGACGGCGCTGTGACGCTTGTGCGCGCTCCCGTACAAGACGCTGCCGCTGTGGCTCTCGCCGTGACCTGAGCGCTACCTCGGCGGTGGTGCACAACAGCACAGCAAAACTGGATTCATGGGTTGTGACAATATGCTAACCGAAAAATCTTTTTAGAGGATCACTAGGAGCTTAGTACCCCTAAATCCTCAAATTCTAAAAAATAACTGTTTTTTACATTTTGCGAGAGAAAAAACGCGTAGACTAGAACCCCTAAATCCTTAaatccgcaaaaaaaaaatttaggggTCCAACCCTCAAACATAATTTCAATCTGTACAAGCGAGGGTTGGGGAGGCCAAACTGCTCCCAACCCgcactcgtcttcctcgtcgcggGAGGGAAATTTCCCATCCCCAACCTCCCGCCTCCGCGCCGCTGGCCCCGCCCGCCGCGATTCCGGCCGCCGCCTGCCTCCCCTCGACCCCTGCTGGCCGCCGCGAGCTCCCCGCCCCCGGATCCGCGCCTTGATGtccacgcacgcttctattcctgtagacaatgttgggcctccaagagcataagtttgtaaaacagcagcaagtttcccttaagtgaatcacccaaggtaatttatcgaactcagggaggtagaggtcaaagatatccctctcaagcaaccctgcaattaagatacaagaagtctcttgtgtcctcaacacgcccaatacacttgtcagatgtataggtgcactagttcggcgaagagataatgaaatacaagtaatatggatgattataagtagtaattgcaatctaaaataaagatggcagcaagcaaacatgtaacagaacttgttggaaacggtgtttcaatgcttagaaacaaggcctagggatcatactttcactagtggacactctcaacaatgatcacataactgaataaataaatgctaatctcaaacactctcttgttggataacaaacaccattcattgtgtagggctacaagagcaccctcaagccggagtaaacaagctccacaacttcataaaggaaacacacacgatgcgcacactatcaccatcacaccgtggagagtgaatccggagttcatattaaagtaacctctagagtgcataatagacaagagtaacatctacatattcaactagattacaaagctcacgatcacataaagatcacatgggagagagagatgaaccacatagctaccggtagagccctcagcctcggggagaactactccctcctcatcatgggagacagcaacgacgatgaagatggcggtggtgtcgatggagatgactccgggggcaattccccgtcccggcggcgtgccagaacagagacttatgtcccccaaaacggagtttcgcgatggcggcggtgcccctggagtctttctggagtatgattgattgatgtagggttttcgcgtcgcgagaaatatacaggcgaaagggcagcgtcggtggagtcccgaggggcccacaccatagggtggggcggccccctctggccgcgccggctgatggggaggaggccccgggcCTCCTCCGGCTCGGCCCTTCGGCTctgtgagtcttccggcgaaatagaatttacgtgatttttccggatttttccgagcactttggtttttgggccttttacgcaataaacggacataataaacgaagcggcactgcggcatcttgttaataggttagtccaataaatgccataatatgatataaagtgcatataaaacatgtagatattttcataaaactagcatggaacataagaaattatagatacgtttgagacgtatcaagcatccccaagcttagttcctactcgccctcaagtaggtaaacgataacaaggataatttttgaagtgacatgctaccaacatgatcttgatcaataccattgtaaagcatatgaaatgaatgaagtgattcaaagcaatggtaaagataatgtctaaacaactgaatcatatagcaaagacttttcatgaatagtactttcaagacaagcatcaataagtcttgcataggagttaactcataaagcaatagattcttaatagaaggttttgaagcaacacaaaggaaaatataagtttcagcagttgctttcaacttcaacatgtatatctcatggataattgtcaacacaaagtaatatgatgaatgcaaataagcaagtatgtaagaatcaatgcacacagctgactcaagtgtttgcttctaggatagaaagaagtaggtaaactgactgttatcaccagaatttgaccgagtcagaggtgggccgcgatcaagatggacttgaagatatatacatggaagaaatacgtgaatcggccttgtgtaccaagtttgggctaattgcccgtgtatctgtaacgtaTTAGATTAtgagtcggttaggagatagagttttacccgtgcacggttaggtgcacgcttgaattagaaagtcccctggactataaatatgtatctagggtttataaaataaacaacaaccaacgttcaatacaagcaaatctcggcgcatcgccaactcctttgtctcgagggtttctccggtaagcaccatgctgcctagatcgcatcttgcgatctaggcagcacaagcctacccacgttgttcatgcgttgctcgtctttgaagcctttttgatggcgagcaacgtagttatcttagatgtgttagggttagcattgttcttcgtatcatatgcttgtcgtattgcaacccttatacatctagccgcccttacacctatcttaggtgtaggggcggcaccccgcttgatcatagtgtagtagatccgatccgttacggttgctccttgttcttcaaggattagtttaatatccgcaatagttaggccttacaaagggttggaggatccagcggcgtgtagggtgtaatttgctagccctagacgaggatgttccggggatcaacctcgtgttggtttttaggccctgtctaggatcggcttacgatcaccgtgcgcgagcgcgaggcccaatcgtgagtaggatgatccgattatgcggtgaaaaccctaaatcgtcgtagatcgcattagctttatcttgatcaagcgggaccaccatatattcgtgcacctcgtacgaatcatgggtggatcggctctttgagccgattcacgggataacccgagagccgatcgaggctcgtatttaacgtttacgtgtatgccatgcgaggaaactaagcgaggcatcatccaacaccttcacgaccaggtataggtcaggtggcacgcccttgcgacagcatcggacgtgtgaccggaaggctttgcgggccgtcgctgcgagggcccggggccagccgcagccctagttgttcccggctctacggtgttgccggtcgctgcccgccggtgggtttccgaccgcaacacattacggcacgcccggtgggaccatcttcgacatccaccccatcgccatctacatccgagatggcggaaagcactccggtcaagtacaaggatcggccgacgagctcaagaagaagcatgacgagatcaaggcggtcctcgaagccgaactcatcggctctttccacagaacccgctcccatggcgtcgggtggaaggggttctcaccgaaggcgcactcgatggagtggacctgtccgctccgtcggaagaacgcaccgggtcggctgcgtcgggagatcaactacatggtggctcattcgctgcaccgccactccgagagcacggtgaacactttagagcgtgtcgctcgcgcgtgatccaggaaatcatgagccatcggtattcgccgtcgggaccagctctggggacttacaaaggatagatgccactccagtcccatccaccgctgccgttcgcatgggcagcaccagaagtgccgaactcatcggcatacgtcgtctacaaaattggtggtgatcctagtgactaccaattcctacctgaggcgcccaaggagatcccgcacggatacgcgtgcgcatatgtgccagactgcagcacctgggcactctcgaaccagggtgcgacagcaggggcctctggaacagcaggaggaacgtcgggggcagatcttgagaagcaaacatggctagctaagtacgccactccgacaaacctccagagcccagctcctgcagttggctcagagctggaaaagcaagcatggctggttaagtatgccaccccggcgaatcttcagggttcgacaccttcagccatcaccgcggatcagatttgtacaattttgaaagatcagttcggcatgatgccgaaaaagaagacgttcggctataccaagccgtaccccaacgagtacgaattgatcccgctaccacccaaatatcggctcccggacttcacaaagtttagtggatcagatggttccagctccatcgaacatgtgagccgatatttggcacaagctgggcacgatctcggcgtcggacgagctgcgtgtgaggttcttcgcacggtccctcacgggatcggctttcgggtggtacacatcgctgccaccgaactcaatccggacttggaagcggttggaagagcggttccatgagcagtatcactcgagaggcttccgaggctggcattgccgatctagcacaagtacgacgaagcgcggggaaacggtgtcggaatacatccagcacttcgggaccgtgaggaaccgatgctatttggttcacgtaagtgaaaaagaagcgatcgagttggcggtggtgggtctctcatcatcgatcaaggacgtggcctcccaagcgagactacccttcattggcgcacatggtgcgaaggcgtcggcatatgaacagcgccacccggatgtttaccgggacaaattcaagcgtgcggtggccctggttgacgcggacgaggatgaaggtgctgcgggagatcgagaggtagcgagtggctgaatggactcgagcggcaggccccgtgtcctgcaaatgggtgaagccacaaggccctccaaaagggttcgacttcgacgtgaccaaagccgagcagattttcgatctcttactcacggagaagcatataaaggtacccgaaggccacaagattcctacggtgcaggagctgaacggaaagccatgcgcaagtggcataacacgttcacccacaccactaacgattgcggggtgtggcgtcggcgagatccaaatggcgatagaaaatggacggctaattttcaaccgagtacgccatgaaggtcgacacacaccccttccccgccgttaacatggtggagtatacttaccatggagggtgccagccggatctctcgtgcaatatcaacatggtagggcttgggcaCCACNNNNNNNNNNNNNNNNNNNNNNNNNNNNNNNNNNNNNNNNNNNNNNNNNNNNNNNNNNNNNNNNNNNNNNNNNNNNNNNNNNNNNNNNNNNNNNNNNNNNTTCCAATTCCAAAGCTGGGCCATCCGTCCAAGCCCATGCGCATCTCTGCCGCTCCTGACAGTCTCTCTCCCGAGTTCGAATAGGCCGCCGACGGCGCCCCAGCGGCGACGCACTCTCTCTTCCCCTCAGCGCCCATCTCCGCCGCTCCCTCCCTGTACCAGGGCGACCTCGGCGGTCACCACGGGCTGCGGCGGCGCATCCCGAGTCTCGAGGCCCATCTCCTATCAACCGTTTGGTGCGGCGGCGACGGGGGAGGCACCGGGCCGGCCTTGCTGACCACCGATGGCGACCGCGACGGGGAGGTACAGCAACCTCGACAGATCTTTCAAGCTGGCCGCTCGCTCCCTCCTCACCGCCTTCTCCCGCGAGGTAGAACCCCTTCCTGCCCTCGGCGACGCCGGTCCCACCTGTGACCTGTCGCGTGCCTACTCGAATCCCCGGGTCCTGTATGTGAAAGGGATTCGTCGGCCGTACATGCTTTCGATATGAAATTGACTCGTTATTTTCGCATTTTAGGGTGTTAACAAGGCTTTCCCATCGTTCACGGGTGCCGAAAGGGAGCGCCTGTACCAAATGTTCATCTATGTGAGTGTTCTAACCATTCCTTAGTTCACGGTTACTGCTAACTCTGCCAATCTCTGCCCTACGTGCTACTCAAACGCCATTACAAGTTTGGGTTTTTGTGTCTGTATCTGACTGTCACTGCTAgaacttttttttttaaatctggTTTCCTTTCTATTTTTTTCAGGTGATCAAGTCTTTGCATGGAAACATAGAGGTACAATTGTTGTGCCCAAGCTGGTTTCTAGTGCGATTCAGAGATTTAAGATTCCATCGAGCAGAGTTTAACACATGCTCCGTGGCAGTTTGACTCATCAAGTCCTGTATATGCTGAAAAAACCATGCATCTCTAGATTTGTTTGGTGCTAGCTGACTGGCGGCAGTCTTACTTCAGAAACAGAATTATTCAATACTTTTCTTGTCCTTTTATCTATAGCGTTGTACTACTTGCAATCTGTGCaattacatgttttattcattctACTGTATGTGTGCCTTAGGCAGACAAGGCATACTCAATGTCTAGGCTGCTCAAACACCACTTCAGAGGTTAAAACATAGTGATGAGCTAGCTCAAACACCAATTCAGAGGGAAAAAATAAATAGTGATGAGCTATTACTGTATTGCAGTGGAAGATTAATTAATATCTAGTAGTGCCAACTCTGTCAATCTCTGGCCTGTCTCCCGTGCCATTTCCATGTGCCTGGTCACGATAGTTTGAGCAGACTTGGGCGACTTAATTTTTTCTGGCATATGCAGCTGACCTGTGAAGCTAATATCTCTTATATTATATCTGCTCAACCTAATGCTGCTCTTTTATCTATTTGTTTCTTCATGCGCATATTGATGTCAATCTATTGAAGTGATACCTTCTCTTCATGCTGCAGGAGGGATTCCAGCAATTCTGCGACGAAATAGAAGTAATTTCTTGTGCAATACTTCCTCACAATGTTGATATATTCTCAGCGTACTTTTGGGCTCAACATAACTAGCTTCTAGCTTCTGAACACCTGCGATAAATGTTGCGATTgtggaagcattttgaaggtttaatgccatgactATCAATTGTTTTAGGTTGCTACTGTCCTTGACAAGGTAGATCAGTTTGTTGAAGAACAAAATCTGGATGTGTTATCTGCAGACAAGTAAGAgctgtttttttttgcatttgtgACCTTGTTGGGGAATTTCTGGGTTCTAAATAATGTTCAGTTTTCTAAGAAATACGCCACAGTAagagctgttttttttttttttttgcatttgtgACCTTGTTGGGGAATTTCTGGGTTCTAAATAATGTTCAGTTTTCTAAGAAATACGCCACACGTTACAAATAAGCTGGTTAGGAATTGCAGTCAAGGTTCTGTTTTGTACTACCCAATACCCAAACCTACTGTATATAAATAAATGAATATGTTCTTTCTGGAAATCCAGCACAGCTTTTCTTGATTTGTCCTTCGTTCACAGTTACACATCTAGTTCATTTGAGATGAAAGCTCATTCAGTTACAAACCTACCAATGTGTGAATAACTTCTTTCTGAAAATTTAGCACATGTTTTGTTGATGAATTATTGTTGCTTGTTAAAAGTCAGACAATGTAGTTTACTTGGGATGACAGCTCACTCATTAACAGGATGAAAGCTCATTCAGTTATAAAGCTATATAATGTGTGAACAACTTTTTCTGGGACTTTTGCACATATTTTTGTTGAATTATTGCTGTTTGTTAAAAGTCAGATGATGTAGTTTACTTGGGATGACAGCTCACTCATTAACAGGACTAGCGTTGAAGACATTAAAGAAAGGATAtcaaaggagaagaaagaagaaatcgAATATCTGAAAGGTTTACTAGAGAAGGTATTATCCATGTAAAAGTCACTTTTCCAGAATATAGGTGTGATTAAGTTTATCATtgaattgagccttcattactccATGCCCTATGGTGGGTTTTGAATCatattttcttgattttttaCTAAGTAATACTTTAGTTCGTTGCACCAAAGCTCGAAGACTTTACCATCATCATGGTATTTAGTTGCTAGAAGTGAGCCCCACTTATTGTCAAAATTTGTGGCGCTGTAAGTGTTACAGGGCGATCACCTTAAGAAGGGCAGACAAAGCCGATTCATCATTATCTCAAGTTAATTCTGACTGGCTTTTTGCTATCACCGATAATGCAGACTGAAGAAAGGAACAGTGCCATGAAGGCCCGAATCGAACACTTGAAGGAAGGGGTGGCAGATTTCAATGACACAAgagatgctctcaagaaggttttCCTTGTAGCACTGTTTCTATTGTGCTGTCTTCTTATTATACGTCTCATTCTGATTCCATTTCTTGGCACTTCTATCGCAGCTGGAGCGATGGAAGTTCTGCCTGTCGGAGCTACAATGACAATTAAGCTTCTCTGGTACTCAATGGAGTCAAAAGACACCTCTCTGTAGCTTTGTGTGGTCGTAGAGTGGAAGCTGATTCAGCAATCATGCTCCCCCAGGAACCAATGCTGTTGTGTAACATAGAATTATAGTGTGATTTGTAATGAAAAAAATGTTGCATTGTACCCTCTGAGTTGCAAAACGTAGCCGTTGTATTGGTTGCTAGTAATATATGCTACTGTTTGTTGGGTTGTGTATTTCTTTGGCTCCCGTTTCCTGCACCTAGCAGGCTTAGCACCCATAATTGATGCTTGCGTTAGTGGTCCTTCACATGACACGTGCACTGTCCTGGTTACACCGTTCTCCATTAACGTTTGTTAGTTTGGACACCAAATGATCATCTATTTATCCTCCAATTTATCGCATTTGTATATTTGAAATTCCAACTTCAAGTCAACTCTAGACTACGAGTGGCAGAAAAGAGAAAATTAGTATGCTTTTCTTGAAGAAAAGTAGGCACATGCTCTCTGTGGTTTCCACAGGACCTTGTGATTTTGAGACCACAAACATCACTCTTGTCTTAGCCACAGCATGTCCATCCAAATGGCACCCATCATCGTCCTCCACACCACCAGCAGCCATCCTCCCTGCAGCCCATCACCATGGCTGCcacgctctcctcctcctcctccaagcaCTGCTCCGTCGTCAGGGCTCAACATTCACCACGCCCTTCCATCCTCTCAACATCATCAGCTGTGAGTGCTGCTTTGTGTCTCCCTCTTCACGTACTGATTCTTTCGTCCTTCCTATGGTTTTTGTTGTTGATACTCTTGTCTCTTGTGATCGTGCAGAAGAAGACTGCCTTCCATGGGGTGACCTTGGTGGACAGGCGGTGGCAGCTCaatggcggcgcacggcggaggctCGTGCAGGTGAACGCCAAGACTGCCGGCGCCTCCAAGAACATCGAGGTGGAGGTTGACAAGCCGCTCGGCCTCGCCCTCGGCCAGAAGCCAGGCGGTGGCGTCATCATCACCGTCAGTACTACCAGCCGCCCTCCCCTCCCATCTCCTCTACGTTTGCTTCTGCCTACTTTTCTTGAAACATACATCTGATCAAAACAACTTCCTGACTGATCCAATGAGTTAAAAAACAATGAACAGCTGCTTCATTTGCTGAAGCATGAACTGAGCTAAACTGGAAATTACCCCTGAAGGATTGCAATTAGCAACTGTGATTAAAATAGGTTGGTTTGGGATTAAATCATGGCAGGCTGTGGAGTCCGGAGGGAATGCAGCAAGAGCAGGGCTCAAGTCAGGTGACCAAGTGCTCTACACAAGCAGCTTCTTTGGAGATGAACTCTGGCCGGCAGACAAGCTGGGCTTCACCAAGACAGCCATCCAGGCAAAGCCAGACTCTGTCTACTTCGTAGTGAGCAGGTGCGCACCTGTACTTCCCCTCGCTGTCTGAATGGTTAATTTGTTCAGAGATCAGGAGCTGGCAGTACTTATAAGTCTGAATTTTAAGAAACTACTAATTTCCCTGGAAGATGGAGTGGGTTTCCATCGATCCTCACATTTTTACACAAATTCTCAACTCTCTATGATGACATCAGGGGTGGTGGTAATGTTGATGTGAAGCGCCTGCCGAAGAGGCCGGCGCCCCCTCGGTTTGGCCGAAAGCTATCTGATTCACAGAAGGTAAGATCAAGAGAGCCCTGGCCGCTTTATAGTTTCTCTATCGCCGCAAAGCCCTTCTAGGCCTTGATATGTATGTTTATAACATGCCGAATTCAATTTCCAGGCTAGAGCAACACACATCTGTCTTGATTGTGGATACATATACTTTCTATCTAAGCCTTTTGAAGAGCAGGTAAGATCAAACACGTTTCTCCTTCAGATGACTAGCGAGATCAGCTTTTTGACATGTGCAATTTTCTCCTTCCTTTCAGCCTGATGAGTACGGCTGTCCCCAGTGCAATGCGCCAATGAAGAGATTTGTCAAATACGATGCGGAGTCCGGGAAGCCCATTGGCGGTACACTGCCACCTCTTACGGTGATCGTTAGTTTGGTGATCGGCATCGCCGGAGTAGGGGCTTTGCTTGTGTATGGCCTTCAATAGGCTTCTCATTAGAAATTTTGTTTGTGGCTGTGCATCAA contains the following coding sequences:
- the LOC124684716 gene encoding uncharacterized protein LOC124684716 isoform X2; protein product: MATATGRYSNLDRSFKLAARSLLTAFSREGVNKAFPSFTGAERERLYQMFIYVIKSLHGNIEEGFQQFCDEIEVATVLDKVDQFVEEQNLDVLSADKTSVEDIKERISKEKKEEIEYLKGLLEKTEERNSAMKARIEHLKEGVADFNDTRDALKKLERWKFCLSELQ
- the LOC124684716 gene encoding uncharacterized protein LOC124684716 isoform X1, which codes for MATATGRYSNLDRSFKLAARSLLTAFSREGVNKAFPSFTGAERERLYQMFIYVIKSLHGNIEEGFQQFCDEIEVATVLDKVDQFVEEQNLDVLSADNSLINRTSVEDIKERISKEKKEEIEYLKGLLEKTEERNSAMKARIEHLKEGVADFNDTRDALKKLERWKFCLSELQ
- the LOC124702793 gene encoding uncharacterized protein LOC124702793 — encoded protein: MAATLSSSSSKHCSVVRAQHSPRPSILSTSSAKKTAFHGVTLVDRRWQLNGGARRRLVQVNAKTAGASKNIEVEVDKPLGLALGQKPGGGVIITAVESGGNAARAGLKSGDQVLYTSSFFGDELWPADKLGFTKTAIQAKPDSVYFVVSRGGGNVDVKRLPKRPAPPRFGRKLSDSQKARATHICLDCGYIYFLSKPFEEQPDEYGCPQCNAPMKRFVKYDAESGKPIGGTLPPLTVIVSLVIGIAGVGALLVYGLQ